The nucleotide sequence TATCGATAAGGGTAAAAATATCGCTGCCAATCTTCTTTCCTTTTTTACCCAAGAGGAACGAGCGCTTCTGTTGTAAGGCCCTGCCATTCATAGCCGAAAGAAAACCATAGAGAACACGAACAACACAGCGATTTTCAATAATGATAGGAAGGGCTTCTGTTGCTATTTTTTTAGCGCCCATGAGTTCCATGGTGCGCTCCGCAGCTTTTTTACCAATCTCATCACAGGAGGGTAATTTTTTTAGCGCCCGCGCCATAGCATAATAATAGCCCATTGGACGACGATTACCTTTGTCTTGGGCCGTCATTTTCGCAGAGGCATAACAGGTAGTGGATTGGGTCTCTCCCTCAAAGCCATTGCTTGTGAGAATCGTCTCTTCCCGAAAATCATCATACACATCAGCGGTTACCGAGATGGCCTTCTCTCCACCAGCCTCTAGGCACGATTCTTCCAATTCTTTGGCCATGGAGTGACGTAACTCTGGAGTACGTTTTTGATAGTCAGGGTCCATCAGCTGTAATGCAATCTCCTGACGTCCTGTATAATATTGAGGATCCGGCAGGCTCCGATAGGGATCTTTTTCTAATATCTTTGCAGCCTCAATCGCATGCGCAATAAATAATTTTAACGCATCTTTGCGTACATCTGAGGTGCTTTGTCCTGCATAGCGGCCATGAATAAAAATATTAATGCTCATGCGCTGTGTGGCAGCTTCCTTTACAATTTCTGGTTTATGTTCCCGATATTGCACTTCAACAAAGCGACGTTTGGCATAGGAAACTTTGCAATCATCAGCGCCTGCTTGTTTGGCTGTTTGCAAAACAAACGCACATAATTCTTTCATCTCGTTGCTCATCATTATGCTCCTTGTCTTTGCATGCCACCAATCGTCATTGATTTCACCAGGCAGGTTGGTAAACCAAAGGAAACCGGAACGCCTTGACCCTTTTTGCCACACCCACCAGCTCCGCCTTGATACAAGGCCAGATCATTGGCGACCATGGTTACATTCTGTAACATCTTAGGTCCATTGCCCATAATATTAATATCTTTGATAGGATGCGTTATTTTCCCATCCTCAATCATTTTTCCTTGCGAGACATAAAAGGCAAAATCGCCTTCACCAGTATTGACCTCTCCGTTGCTGACATCTTCGACATAGATGCCTTTTTTAACGGACTTGACAACATCCTCCGGTGCAGCATTGCCAGCAAGCATGTAGGTGTTTCTCATCCGTGGGATGGGATAATGCTGATAACTCTGTCGCCGACCGTTGCCAGTTGGTGTAACGTTATAGTATTGAGCAGAAATTCGATCATGCAGATAACTGGTGAGGATCCCCTTTTCAACAAGCATTGTTTTTTGACTCAACACCCCCTCATCATCGAAATTGATTGATCCTAATTGGCGGGGCGTAGTACCTTCATCAACAATATTGACAAAGGGTTCAGCAACTTTTTTTCCGATCATGGTGGCGTAGGTGGAAAGACCTTTTCGATTAAAATCCGCTTCCATCCCATGACCGATGGCTTCATGGAGTAAAATTCCGGTCCCTCCCGGTCCCAAGACCACAGGCATCTCACCAGCAGGTGGTTGTTGGGCATCGAAAAGGACGAGTGCCCGGTTCACGACTTCATCAGCCAGTTTATCGACCAAGGGAGGTGTATAATAGGAAAATTCCTGGCGACCACCAAGATTCCAATGAGCACGCTCTTGCTTACCATCTTTTTCTGCAACAACAGAGGCCATTAAGTAATTACGCGGACGAAGATCCTCTGCTTTTATGCCATCACTTGTTACCAGCATTATTCGTTTTTGTTGATCATACAGCGTCGCGTTGACCTTGATGATCACGTTGGATAAAGAAAAACATTGTTCATTGACCCTTGTCATAAGGGGGAGTTTCGAGGAAAGCGGAATCTCGGTCAATAACTTCTGCAATGGGTAATGATTTGCTGCTTTGAGTTGCACAAACTTCTTGGCAGCTAGCCTTGCTGAATCATCGGCAATGGTTGCTGCTGTTGCAGCCGCTGCCATGAGTGATTCTTCAGTGAGTTCCTGGGTAAAACTATAGCCGGTTTGATCACCCTTGACCGTACGGATGCCGACCCCCAAATCGATATGACTGTACGTGCGATTCACCTTACCATCTTCCAAAATCACTGAGTTCGAGATGGTATGTTCAAAATAAAGATCGGCAAAGTCGCCGCCTTTGGAAAGGGCTTTGTCCAGGATTTTTTTATACAATCCATCATGAACGCCAAATTCAGATTCAAAAAATCCAGGCGTTGCTGCATTTGCGGATTGCATACAGACATCGGGAGCAATCCAGGTTAAAGCAGCAGCTCCCCCTACGACAGCGGAAGTACTTAAGAAATCTCGCCTACTCATTAATCCCATATGATCCTCCTGATAACTTTTGAAGAGTAAATTGGTTTTTGAAAGATTTGTGCATCTATTCTAATACAGACGACTTTCTTTGGATTCAGCGCCTTAATATACTTCAGTAACCATTGCGCCTGATCCTCCTGGGGTGCAATGGTTACTTGGCAAGCGTTAAGGTGCCAAAATCAGGAATGTCGATGGGTTGCATAATTTGCATAAGCTGCTGGTTATGTATTTTTGTTCTTTGAAAGGTTCATTGTTCGACCAGTAATCAAGCGAAAGGCTCCTTCGATAAACAAGGATGCCCCTATCATTGCCAACAGAAACCAAAGGTGTCCGGGTGAACTCACTTCGGTCTGCCAGATCAGACTCCCTAATGCGCCAAGGCAAAGCACGACTCCTGTCAGAGAAATTATCCTGTTGCTCTGCGTGTCTTTCGCCAGCACCATGTTGGCAGCATTGACCGTCGCAAAGATTAAGAGAAAACCGGCACTGCCCATCATTGAGATGCTGGAGAGGTCTGCCGAATTGGCGATCAACAGGGTAATTCCAGATGTAATCAATAATCCTTCAATTGGTTTTCCCCATATCTTTTTCTCCAATATGCTTGGAAGTTCTCCGTCTTTTGCAATGACATAACTCAGTCGGGATGCACCATACACTGTGGCATTGATCGCTGATGCGGTTGAAAGCAAAGCTGCGATGGCAATAAGGATAAATCCTGCCCGACCAAAAGATGGTTGGGCTGCCTCGGCCAGCGCATAGTCTTTCGCTTCCACAATCTTATCAACAGGCAGCGTTCCGACTGTAACTATGGCGACAAGTACATAGAGAACTATTACAAAACAAACACTTGAATAGAAAGCGCGGGGTAATGTCTTCGCCGCATCCCGAACATCCTGCGCTGTATTGGCAATCAGCTCAAACCCTTCATAGGCCAGAAAAATAATCATCCCGCCAGCAATCAGGCTCAGAGGGGAAGACCATTCTGACAATGCCAGCTTGTTGCTGTCAACGCCATAGACACCTACTGCAATAAAAAGACCCAGGATCATTAACTTGAGGAATACAATCCAGTCTTCTGCCTTACCAATCAGTTGAGCGTTCAACAGGTTCAAGCCGGTAATGCCGACGATACTTCCCGTAATCAGAATGTGCTTCCATAGAATCTGTGAGTTTTTGGGGAAGAATATCGATCCATAGCTGCCAAAGGCATAGGCATAAAGCGATAGCATGACGATGTAACTTATCCAGAGCAAAATATTCGCGCTGCCTGTCAGCATACCTGAGCCAAATGCCCGATCCAGGTATGCTACTGTTCCCCCTTGACTCGGAAAAGCGACAGAGAGTCGCGCATAGGAATATGAGGTAACAAGCGCAACAATACCGGCAATCAGAAAGGCTACTGGTGCCCCACCGGCGGTTAACTCTACTGACAGGCCAAGAACAGCAAAGATGCCACCTCCAACCATACCGCCAATTCCTATAGATATTACCTCCCAGTAGCCAAGGCCTTCTTTTGGGGATTTACTCATGCCGGTTCACCTGTTTCCTGTATTTATCAGAAGAGATAACGTTGTAATCACGCACTGGTCGTGTGCAGTGCTTTGTTCAGCACCTGCTTACGACCTGAGCGTTGCGATCAGCCTTTTGGGGTTGGAAAAATACTCCAAGGCATGAAGGGCTGAGGTACAGACAATATCAGCAGCCAGTACTGCGTCTATTGAGGCACCTTCTCTTTGCAGCAACGCAATACCCAAGACTGCCTCTTTCAGCATAAGCCTGTCATTTCTTCCGTTACCGATGCACACGGTCGTCTCTGGATTCAGCGCCTTAATATACTTCAGTTTCCATTGCGCCTGATCCTCCTGGGGTGCAATAGTCAGTTGGCAGACACAGCCTGTAAGCTGTTCTTCGGCTATACCAAAGGTATCAGCCGTAATGACATGGACATCAATATCCGTGATCTTGTTGATTGCCTCTTTCACTCCGGGCAAGAGAACGCCGTCTACGGCTAAGGTACCGTTGTAATCACAGACAATGGTGGCAACGGTGAGGGTGCCGAAATCAGGGATGGGGATTGTTTGCATAAGGTTTCTTCGGGGGCTTAACAGTCGTCTTGGCTGTGCATTGCATTTCATGCATCTCTTTCATTGCTGGAAGCAAATCATATATAAACGGTCCATTACTATCTCAACTTCAAACTATTTGTTAGTGTTGCTAATGCGATCTTAAGATTTGCCTGCGCCCATAGAAGAGGAGTTGCATCATTTGGGACGTACTGTCCATTCTTAATATAATAAAGTTCAGGACATTTAAATCCTCCGAGATGGAAATCCATAGATGTCAATTGCCCTAATGATCTATAACAATAGCCAATTTGCCTATAAAAATCTGCCTCATTATTCGTCTTCTGAAATTCTAGACCATAAATTGTTGATATAATCGAATCAAAGATACACCATTGAGCCTCTTCACCTTCGACCAATTGCCTGTCGTGTTCCCTAAGCCAACGCTCACGTTCAGATGAAATTGATGTCCTTATATTGGCAGGAATATCTTCGTAGTCGCGACACCAAAATGTATCTTTTAAATATCTACGAACTCCAAATGGGCGATCAGTTTCGCCCTGCAATTTGTTAGATACGTTATCCAAAATATTTTTTGTCATTGCCTTATCGACTACCCCCAATGGATAGCATAAGAATAGCAATGCAGAATCATAGGATCTTGCTTTATCAGACTGGACACACTCGAAAGGGAGTATATTACTGAGTGCCTCAGTACCTTTCTGAATCAGGAAGTCCAGAAATTGAAGATTAATGATAATATCTCGATAGCGGCAATAATCGACAAGAGCAGGATTTTTGATCAGCACCTTCCTTAATTCCTTAAGGCAAGAAACTACAACCCCAATACTCGATGCCTGTACTTTTCGCTCCTCTTCCCAGTGTCCGCTGTCCTTATCATTCCAATATGATATGGAATAAAAATATGCACAGAAAAGCCCAAGCAACTCCATATGTTCTATGGTGGGGCTCAACACTTCCTCATTAATTAGCCTACAAAAGAACCATACAAAATATCCCAGAGCATCATTCTGGGCATGTTCCCATGGCTGATCTATTTCAGAAAGACTAGGGCCAAAGAACCGAACATGAGGGCGCTCCATAGGATTATCTGGATTGCTAACTTTGTTAATTATATTCTCAAAGCGATATCTGTATTCAGAAAAATACCGAAACAGAGTCATTAGATTTTTTAAAGGCACATCAACGAGACCGGAAACATAGTAGGAATATCCTACAAAAATATTATCTCTAATCCAAACGGCTGAATATCCTGTATACTCTGTCGATTCATCAAGAATGGCTGCCGGGAACAGCCCATTGTCAAGCATTGGAAATTGAAATGTACCTTTCTCATCCAAAAACTCCATAAACTCCATGCAATAGTCATAATTAAATCTATTTCGTTCAAACTCAACCAAAAAACGAAAAACTTCATCATTATTGACTATGCATTTAATATCTCTAACATGATGGTGTCTCATAGCGAATAACCAGTATTAGCAAGGGGTTGATATTCAGACTGTATAATTCAACTAGCATTACAGGTCACTTTAATCCGTCTAATATCAATCGTTCCTTTTCCTCCTCTTGGTCTTCCTATATCATTCGGTATACCAAACTCAAATATGACTGATCCAAGGATATCAAAAAATGGATCTTTTACATCTTTTTTGTAGTAACCATCACTATCAAATAATTTCCAGCTATCTTTGTCATACAGGTCTATAACGAATTTCTTCCATTGGGCATTAACTACTTTAAACTGTTTACATTCACCACCATGCTGCGCGTACCACCAATGTTGTAAATATTGGTTAACTACTCGTACAGCAACCGCTATTGGTTGTATTGAATCATCGGCACGTCGCGCTTCGAAGGAAAGAAAACGCTTCTTTTGATCTATTTTTATTGGCTCCTCGTTTTGCGGCCTTATAGCTATATTACTTGGATAGCTTCTTTCGTCTATGTTGTCGAACTCTATTCGAAGAAAATATTCGCTATTATTCACATATGCAGATATCTTGCCTCCTTTATAAGTATCTGCCCAAAGATAGTGAACTGCATTTATGTTGCCGTCAGGTCTATGAATCTCGAAATTCTGAAATATAGAGTCATCTCGAACTGTTGTCTTTAGTCCTAATGCAGTATATAGATCACTTCCTTTATCTCCATTAGGCCACATTACAATATTTGAACCGAACAAGGAAATAATGGCAGCGATTAGTATAATAATGGCAAAGATTCCTATTAAGATCCTCCACTCATTACTGGGGAGAGAAAACGTAAGCCCACCAATTGTCATTCCTCCTGAGGCTGTAATAAGTGCCAATAAGGAAGCAATAATTATCAAAGCAAGAGGTTGGTTCTTCAGTAGTTCATGGATATAGTCTTTCATACTTTCTCTCGTCAAACATATTTCCCGTTAGAGTTGAATAGTAACAAAAAAAATTGGTATTGTTATTCCTTAAAATATTTGTAAGCAGCCCAGCCAAGTGCTTCAGGGTGAGTAAAAGTAATACCTGCATTAGCTAAATTACCAATTCCAGGAAACATGCCTAATAGAGCTTTAGCACCTTGTACTCCAACATATTCTCCTGGTTTAACTATTAGATAATTAAGTATATCCTCAGAAACTATTTTATGATCAAATAAACCAGCTAATTCTTTTACCATCTTGGTTTGAATTGCGATTAAAGCTGGAGTATCTGCTCCAACTGTGGCTCCTTGTGCAAAAGCTCCAGCCGTTGCAGCACACAAAGCAGCTGCTGTATGAATTATTGCACTTGCTTCTTCTCTTCTTGACATTTTATACCTCTTTAAACGATATCAAGTTTAGTCATATCTAAGAGTATTAATAAGTATAAACTTTCCATACTATTGACTGTAATAGACTCTTTAAAGTTCCACTTATTCCACTATTGAAAGCAAAAAGAGGAAAAGATTCCTCCACCTTTTTTTAAGCAGGCATTCACAGCCCTCGGCCTCCGGGTTAAAGGCCAGATTGGTGCCGCTGAGATTGAGCACCCCCTTGCTGTACAACACATCGGCCAGATGGAGGCGGGTGTCCTCTGCCGCATCGATCACTGGGACTTTCTCGATCATGGGTAGCTTCTCAAAACGGGCCTGCTGCCTGATCTCCCTGAGAAAGGGCTGGAGCACCCGCACATTGACATGCAGGCATTCATCCACTGGCGGTAACGGGTCGTCCGGCGAATCCAATCTGCCGGTAAAGGAAAAACCGATGGTGAGCATGCCGTCAATGGTCACCTGATCGCCACTGAGCAGCTTCTTCTGAGCAACCCGTTCCTGAAGGGCCAGCATGGTCTTAACGTCTTCGACGCTGTAGTTGGAATTTTCCTCGTTCATCGCA is from Candidatus Electrothrix sp. GW3-4 and encodes:
- a CDS encoding TldD/PmbA family protein gives rise to the protein MMSNEMKELCAFVLQTAKQAGADDCKVSYAKRRFVEVQYREHKPEIVKEAATQRMSINIFIHGRYAGQSTSDVRKDALKLFIAHAIEAAKILEKDPYRSLPDPQYYTGRQEIALQLMDPDYQKRTPELRHSMAKELEESCLEAGGEKAISVTADVYDDFREETILTSNGFEGETQSTTCYASAKMTAQDKGNRRPMGYYYAMARALKKLPSCDEIGKKAAERTMELMGAKKIATEALPIIIENRCVVRVLYGFLSAMNGRALQQKRSFLLGKKGKKIGSDIFTLIDNPHIVGALGSRLYDGDGFATQKRAMVEKGMLKEYYIGWYRSRKLGVEPTTGDISNLILPPGKRSLAEIMKDLGRGILINGFIGGNFNSNTGVFSIGITGTLFEGGKRTQAIAEMNIADNHLEFWNKLVEAANDPWTYSRLQMPSLVFEDIVVSGV
- a CDS encoding TldD/PmbA family protein — encoded protein: MQSANAATPGFFESEFGVHDGLYKKILDKALSKGGDFADLYFEHTISNSVILEDGKVNRTYSHIDLGVGIRTVKGDQTGYSFTQELTEESLMAAAATAATIADDSARLAAKKFVQLKAANHYPLQKLLTEIPLSSKLPLMTRVNEQCFSLSNVIIKVNATLYDQQKRIMLVTSDGIKAEDLRPRNYLMASVVAEKDGKQERAHWNLGGRQEFSYYTPPLVDKLADEVVNRALVLFDAQQPPAGEMPVVLGPGGTGILLHEAIGHGMEADFNRKGLSTYATMIGKKVAEPFVNIVDEGTTPRQLGSINFDDEGVLSQKTMLVEKGILTSYLHDRISAQYYNVTPTGNGRRQSYQHYPIPRMRNTYMLAGNAAPEDVVKSVKKGIYVEDVSNGEVNTGEGDFAFYVSQGKMIEDGKITHPIKDINIMGNGPKMLQNVTMVANDLALYQGGAGGCGKKGQGVPVSFGLPTCLVKSMTIGGMQRQGA
- a CDS encoding APC family permease, encoding MSKSPKEGLGYWEVISIGIGGMVGGGIFAVLGLSVELTAGGAPVAFLIAGIVALVTSYSYARLSVAFPSQGGTVAYLDRAFGSGMLTGSANILLWISYIVMLSLYAYAFGSYGSIFFPKNSQILWKHILITGSIVGITGLNLLNAQLIGKAEDWIVFLKLMILGLFIAVGVYGVDSNKLALSEWSSPLSLIAGGMIIFLAYEGFELIANTAQDVRDAAKTLPRAFYSSVCFVIVLYVLVAIVTVGTLPVDKIVEAKDYALAEAAQPSFGRAGFILIAIAALLSTASAINATVYGASRLSYVIAKDGELPSILEKKIWGKPIEGLLITSGITLLIANSADLSSISMMGSAGFLLIFATVNAANMVLAKDTQSNRIISLTGVVLCLGALGSLIWQTEVSSPGHLWFLLAMIGASLFIEGAFRLITGRTMNLSKNKNT
- a CDS encoding glycoside hydrolase family 15 protein, coding for MRHHHVRDIKCIVNNDEVFRFLVEFERNRFNYDYCMEFMEFLDEKGTFQFPMLDNGLFPAAILDESTEYTGYSAVWIRDNIFVGYSYYVSGLVDVPLKNLMTLFRYFSEYRYRFENIINKVSNPDNPMERPHVRFFGPSLSEIDQPWEHAQNDALGYFVWFFCRLINEEVLSPTIEHMELLGLFCAYFYSISYWNDKDSGHWEEERKVQASSIGVVVSCLKELRKVLIKNPALVDYCRYRDIIINLQFLDFLIQKGTEALSNILPFECVQSDKARSYDSALLFLCYPLGVVDKAMTKNILDNVSNKLQGETDRPFGVRRYLKDTFWCRDYEDIPANIRTSISSERERWLREHDRQLVEGEEAQWCIFDSIISTIYGLEFQKTNNEADFYRQIGYCYRSLGQLTSMDFHLGGFKCPELYYIKNGQYVPNDATPLLWAQANLKIALATLTNSLKLR